GGATCGCTCCGGATTTCCAGAGCCCGACGATTCGCCCCGTCCCTTCGGTTTGACCGCCGAAAAGCAACGCCGAGACCAGCACGTTGGTGTCGATGACGACCTTCACGGTTTGTCCCGCGCCCAACGCACGGCATCGGCGACGGAGTCCTCGGTGAGGCCGAGTCGGCGCATCTTGGCGCGGATGGATTCGGTTGTCGTGCCGTCTACGTGAACCGGCTCCAAAACGACGGTTCCATCTCGAAGGACGACATTGAAATAGTCGATTGGAGGCAGGCCGTTCATGATGGCCTTTGGGATCGTGATCTGGTTTTTCGAGGTCAATTTGGC
The DNA window shown above is from Desulfonatronum sp. SC1 and carries:
- a CDS encoding AbrB/MazE/SpoVT family DNA-binding domain-containing protein; translation: MLAKLTSKNQITIPKAIMNGLPPIDYFNVVLRDGTVVLEPVHVDGTTTESIRAKMRRLGLTEDSVADAVRWARDKP